The Paramisgurnus dabryanus chromosome 17, PD_genome_1.1, whole genome shotgun sequence genome includes the window TTCCGATGAGATAAACCATTTCACAGATGCACATGAAAATGCAAAGCACTGAGGAAACCACCATAAACAAAGTAAAGATTTTCTTCTCTGTAGGACGAGAAATGAAGCAATCCACCGTGTTGGGACACGGGTCCAACGAGCACTTAACCATACGAGGTAGGTCGAAGCCGTTATACATGTGATGAAGAATATAGAGGAAGGCGGCATCTACTGTTATTTTGACAATCAAACTCAGCAGGTAGGTCCACCAAAGGCCCCCTCGTTTCTTACCAGGATTGGCATATAAGTGGGAACCCTCATGTACGGCCACATACTTTTTGTCTCTTTCCTCTCTGTATTTGACATGGGCCACGACCAGGAGTGATGGGCACGTGACGAAGATGAGCTGCAATGCCCATAGACGGATGTGGGATACGGGGAACGTAGCATCGTAGCAGACATTGCTGCAGCCTGGCTGTCTGGTGTTGCACACAAAGCCTGAACTTTCGTCTCCCCAAACCCGCTGGGCTGCCACGACAAACACCAGAACGCGGAAGACGAACACTATAGACAGCCACACGCGGCCAAACACCGTGGAGTATTTGTTGACCCCGCTGAGCAGGGCCTCTAGTCCCGACCAATTCATCTCTGTTCACCACCGATGTCCTGAAACACAAATGTATGTGATGAAACATTACAACCGACTCAGAAAGatgattaaaatgttatgacgGATACATCCAGAACCAGGCCGTCCTAGTTTGGGTCAACAAATCTCTTGATAATGGGTGCCATGACAGAATGGTctaaatttaacaaaaaaaaaaaaaactttaatggGTTTTAGtcattaaatgtcattttttgtgtTATCATCTTTTTAATTAGCTAGTGGAGATTTGGTATTCGATTAATATTTAAACTCTGGAGGCATTCAGCGATGTCTAGGCCTAACAGGTGCTCCGAACTGTTTCAGAATCTAATCAAAAAGTTTTAGGAAATAAAGCACGGGTCCTATTTCAAGCTAAATTTATTAGGATAAAGTTTTTCTCTTTTGCATCCCCTACTTacgtgtatttttttttttaaaggatgaTAACACGTTCCGATATAATAAGAAATATGCATTTCTACATTTTATCCacattaaagtcacaatgaaatggaAGCAGCTATTGTCTCTGTCATGACGTAGGGCTGCTGGATTATTGGCAAAATCATAATCACGATTATTTAGCACGATTACTCTGtgactttgaaaacatgcatttattgaaCCTTTtttagtggttctcaaacttttttaccgcgtggccccccttgtgtaggctcccacaaagaaaatgtatgacaaaaaccagttctaaaactttacattttaattaaacaaaacatttaaaattatttaaagtagtgctgttggttagtagcctttttttaggtttaattacacagaattcatgataaattaatgtattttataaatgtcaTCAAACATAAATCTTGGGGCCACCCTGGGGACCCCAGCCCCCAGTATGAGAACCACTGGGCTACATGTGTCAAAGGCCCTTTACCAAATGGCACATTCCGAACTTGTGGACTTCCTTAGAGTctacactttgatgacatcatgtagtgcagaccttagggacccttgacgccCTTTCGCAaagacttctgggttggtaaagtgtgtGGAGCCTTGTGCAGTGCAGGCTTCgccgaagaccgcatcaagtGTGCAAAGGGGGTGCTGATAAGCACACTTTGTAGCGTAAAAATgaacagatgggacaccctatgcctacagactcgtagactaagcgagcgcGCGCAATTTagggccacgagaccgaaagtccacatgaagtgcgcaaTTTGGGACAGGACCAAATTTGGTGCCTTCGAAGGGCCTTACAAACACATTGGTCCAGCAGCACACAATTCATATTTTAATCAACAATGATTGTTACACCTTGATTATCTTTGTAATTGTTTGAATCAAAATTTGAAATtgaaaattaaaaacaataattagAGAACAGCCTTATCGTGGCGTATATACAAGTGAAATGGCTTCTGAAATTTTTAAAAAGGTAGGACTTGAATTCCTCCATTGAGAACTGATTGAATCttggaagttgggtcatgttgctatttgctaatccTTGCAAATTTTTCCCGGGAACCACCCACCTCCCATACCCTGTgacggaagtaaagagagatcgttttgaggaggggaggagatttgtgattttgattaaagattagaAGATATGAAGATATGAagatgaagatattttaaggaatgtttgtaaccaaatcgatcgtggaccccatttagtattcttttctcctactatggaagtacaTGGGGTCCACGAtcggtttgtttacaaacattcccCAAAATATCtacctttgtgttcatcagaacaaagaaatgtataaaagtttgtaacaacataagagtgagtaaatgatgacacaattttttattttgggtgaactatccctttaagtttttgaaaataatgaagctcaaaGATATGTAATTTGTTAAAAAGAATGACAGTATTTTTAGTAAAAttttagtttttcatttcaatttcattgtgactttaatacttgttttgagtttaaatatttttttcacgtTGTTGCCTTAAAATGTATCTTATAGTCACACCACTGTCACAGATGCAATTGAGGTGTGAGCAGGTAGGTACCTGTTTTGATGGTAGTTAAACCAGTCAGTCcagcatttataaataaatcattttcaGAAGTAGGCTATTCTCAAAACATTGTAGCAGATGACATATAAATATAACcatgtatacatatatttttatacatatatttgCAACAGAATATATGAGGAGCTGAGATGCAAAGTCGTTAAacgccacctccgtcaaaaatgatATAATGATCTCGGCACGTATAcattcattaaatactttcgcTTTAAATTCGCGTAATCGGATTTAAAGGTCATTCAGACATATCGGTGTGTTGACacaatccattaagagtctgataaaaaagcTCATTTACAAAAACATGTCATACGCACTTAGAGGATCGGATCTGAGCAATTAATGGCTTTTTTATTTAAGCAATGCCCAAAAAACACACATATCTCCCTTATTATTTTGTTGTATAAACATCCAGTAAGTAACATGTATCTGGCTAAATTAACTGCTACACTGACCATTTTATATAAAGAGATTTCCTCAAAACCTAACCCTCCTCCCCAGATACAAACTTACAGTTACTACTTACTGTAGTCTAACAAAAAATACAAGGTAAAATTATACAATAAATTACTACATAAGTATTTGTACTTTTAAAAGCTGCTTTGACAAATGCAAGAGCATACTAACATGAATCTAGCATGTCCTATATTTCTAATAACTAAGATATGGATAGCACTTGTATTTGCCAACTAATGTTTTGGTGCTACTAAACAAAATTTATTCATACTACTgataaaaactttataaaatcaaaTAGCAATCATTTAACAGATTGTTTAGAAGAAAACACCAAAATATTGGACCTGTTTTAAtgtatgaatacattttgtCACTTACCGTACAATGCCGGAACCATGAGAAAAACAGGAAGCACAGAAAACTggaaagaaaatgaaaaaaccATCAAAAAAATCCTGTCCAACCTGATCTAAGTATTTTCAGCCATACGTGCATGCAACACTTGTTCATTCTGAGTGTATTTTCGCCACACAGGTGTGAAACTACTTTGATGTATTCTTCATTTTAAAGGTGTGGTCATGACTGTGGGTTGTGCATTTCTTTCCTTAGGTGTCATTTTACAGACAGGGACTGCAAGGTGAGGAGGCCTATCTGATAGGCCTTATTTGCAAGTACCAGCTTGTGGCTTTGTCATGTGTCATCACCACACCCAACAAAATGCAAACAGTATATAAACAAACGACAAAAAAGATTTGTCTCACACAAAAAGAGATCCCTATATCACAATAACATTCATTAAAAGCAGTTCGTATAGataaaatgcatttgttttggTTGTAAGTGAAGATAAAATTGGCCATCAACCAAGTTAAATTTGTTTAATTCAGACATGGTGGTTCCTTTTCACCAGAAGATGGAGACATTACTACATAGTCCtataaaataatttgatttACCCTTTGTAAAAATTGCATTACATGCTGTGTATGCATTCAACAATTATGGTGTAAAAATCTAAATTTATATTTGTTCTCATTAGAAatcagtttattttatttaaattcatatAGAAATATATGCATTGAGGAAAGTGTAAAGGTGTAATGTTTATTTGTTActatacttttttaaaatatattttatgaagCATTTTTTTCTGTTAATTAATAAAAGGAAAACTTTTGTCAACTGATTACACGTGcacataaatacagttttattatggtTGATTGAGTCAGTTTTTATAGTATTTCTATCTGTTGAGGCAGTTTATACCATTTGATTAAATTAAGAAATTCTTGTGTTGAGAAATTAAGACAAGTTTTAGTGTGTATTGGCTAAAGTATtcaatttttaagtaaaataaaagaaatggcggtgtaaaaatgtaaaaatttaaaGAGTTTCATTTCTACTATCTGTGTTGTCAAGACCAGTATGGATTTTAAGAATTAGTAATGAATAATGCAGTTAAGTTTTAAACAGTGAGCAGTTTAAATacaatggtgacaaagaaatTAGTCATTAGTAATTACTTTTCAAATTAACTAACACATACATAACAAACACTGTCAATATTTAAAGGCTTAACACTCACCACTTAAGCTCAATAGAAAAACgactacaataaaaaataatacaaaataaatatatttttagaaaaaggGACTCCAGAGTGCATTCAATTGTCTTCAAGGCTGATGATGAGtacataaataagtaaataatttcaa containing:
- the gjb9a gene encoding gap junction protein beta 9a, giving the protein MNWSGLEALLSGVNKYSTVFGRVWLSIVFVFRVLVFVVAAQRVWGDESSGFVCNTRQPGCSNVCYDATFPVSHIRLWALQLIFVTCPSLLVVAHVKYREERDKKYVAVHEGSHLYANPGKKRGGLWWTYLLSLIVKITVDAAFLYILHHMYNGFDLPRMVKCSLDPCPNTVDCFISRPTEKKIFTLFMVVSSVLCIFMCICEMVYLIGKRIVKWCTMAQKQQKKAERIDPTRMSNASLSSRKSKDTKLDKTAI